The following DNA comes from Croceicoccus sp. YJ47.
CTGCGCCAGGGCGTCATCGCACCAATCGCGCGGTTTCGGCCGCCGACATCGCGGTGATCCCTTCAATTCCGGTGCCTCGATCTCGAGCAGCCGAATCCGCTCGTCGCCGCAGCGAATGGTGTCGCCGTCATGAACGGACATTTGCTGGCAGACCTCACCGGGGGCGGAGGCGAGCAACAGGAACGGGGCCAAAATCTCAATCATCGCATGACCTTAGCACTTGATGCCTCGATCGCCAGTGCCCAGTCGTGGGCTGCCTCGGCGCGCAGCGTGTTCGACGTGCAGATCCGCACGTCGGCCGCGCTTACGACCACCATGTCTCCATCAGATTTGTGATCGGGCGCATCCAGCTCGGCCGGTCGACCGGCTGCTTCAGCGTGTCCGGCGCCGCGATCGCCGGCGGGGGTAAAGGTTCCGCCGGGTGGACAATCAGCGGTTTTGGCCCGCACGCGGTGAGCAGCAATGTAGCGATCGGCAGCAGCCATGGCTTCCGGGGTCTGGGCATCGGCATTGTCATCGATCCTTTGGGCGAGTTGTCGATAGGCAGCTTCGGCGCGGGCGTGATCCTTCCGCGCGCGGGCATTGGCCGCGTCCTGAGCAGCCGCAACGGCCTTTAGCTCTTGCGCAAGGCGCACCGCCTTCGGCCGCCATCCTTCGACGGCGATCGGGCCGATGCGCATGCCGCCCAGCTGCACGCTTTGGAACGCGGCGATGAAGATTGCGATGGCCAGCAGCAGGCCGGTCAGGCCGACGCGGGCCACGATACGGGCGAGGAGGGGCGGCAGCGTCATGCGACCAGCCCCTTCCAATATTTGCGGCGGGTATAGGTCAGCACCGAATGACGGGCGCGATCGGGGCGGTAGCTGCAATGGATCCAGCCCGAGTTCGGATCGCCGCGCACGTA
Coding sequences within:
- a CDS encoding thermonuclease family protein, translating into MAPFLLLASAPGEVCQQMSVHDGDTIRCGDERIRLLEIEAPELKGSPRCRRPKPRDWCDDALAQESRDALADFLSTGPVLVHRDGRDFYGRTLAHLSVNGQDAGAYLISIGLAREYR